A genomic stretch from Bacteroidota bacterium includes:
- a CDS encoding T9SS type A sorting domain-containing protein — MTHATLHPRRSLALVLGFCLLLPLAIAACEIVEVIQPSEADQGEVIAVTVTIRKTFEDQMNRFEGVVSVLVPEDWSFVSGEYDGDAGAGDMLEDLGWADSTERVLPAPDGMKWIGTISDEAYFAEADDFYDAILRLQVGQETGTFDLGYFTTTTAFKVDDIDLDPADGGVSADTALNQPITVNTFVSTEDGAQPGAVALGQNYPNPFAASTSIRYTLERAAEVRLTVFDLAGREVAIVAEGTRPAGEHTSVFDAAELPSGAYLYRLEADGEMVETRRMTIVR, encoded by the coding sequence ATGACCCATGCTACCCTGCACCCCCGTCGCAGCCTGGCGCTCGTGCTCGGCTTCTGCCTGCTGCTGCCGCTCGCCATCGCCGCGTGCGAGATCGTCGAGGTCATCCAGCCGTCCGAGGCCGACCAGGGCGAGGTCATCGCGGTGACCGTCACGATTCGGAAGACCTTCGAGGACCAGATGAACCGGTTCGAGGGGGTCGTCTCCGTGCTCGTACCCGAAGACTGGTCGTTCGTCTCCGGCGAGTACGACGGCGACGCAGGCGCGGGCGACATGCTGGAAGACCTGGGATGGGCCGACTCCACCGAGCGGGTGCTCCCCGCGCCGGACGGGATGAAGTGGATCGGCACGATCTCCGACGAGGCGTACTTCGCCGAGGCGGATGACTTCTACGACGCCATCCTCCGGCTCCAGGTCGGGCAGGAGACTGGCACCTTCGACCTTGGCTACTTCACGACGACGACAGCCTTCAAAGTAGACGACATCGACCTGGACCCGGCTGATGGCGGTGTCTCGGCCGACACTGCGCTGAACCAGCCGATCACGGTCAACACCTTCGTCTCGACCGAGGACGGCGCGCAGCCCGGGGCGGTGGCGCTCGGTCAGAACTACCCCAACCCGTTCGCTGCGTCCACGTCGATCCGCTACACGCTGGAGCGTGCCGCCGAGGTGCGGCTGACGGTCTTCGACCTCGCCGGCCGCGAAGTGGCTATCGTCGCTGAAGGGACCCGGCCGGCGGGTGAGCACACGTCAGTCTTCGACGCAGCGGAGCTACCGAGCGGGGCCTACCTCTACCGCCTCGAAGCGGACGGCGAGATGGTCGAGACCCGGCGGATGACGATAGTGCGATGA
- a CDS encoding ROK family protein, with protein sequence MRFGMDYGGTNVKAGVFTDAGRPVTFEQTPLRTFMHGDMLANLVAHARAMASGCGLVAGGLAVKGLVDDGRVLDDIGEGSLLAGRDLRGAFGDALGVPFAVENDARAYAWGEWRFGAGQGATVMACLTLGTGLGSALVRHGTPYSGTDALGGILGGHISIDRHGPVCPCGQRGCLELYASATALAARVREAHPSFGPGDPLPAFFAAVRSGNAACRHTLSVYLDDLALGVVNVIHAYGPDRVVIGGGVMNSADLILPGLTERVHAQAWTVPRGRVELAAAALGNRAAALGAAFHPSLA encoded by the coding sequence ATGCGCTTCGGGATGGACTACGGCGGGACAAACGTCAAGGCCGGCGTCTTCACCGACGCTGGCAGGCCGGTCACCTTCGAGCAGACCCCGCTGCGGACGTTCATGCATGGTGATATGCTCGCCAACCTCGTCGCCCACGCACGGGCGATGGCCTCGGGCTGCGGGCTGGTCGCCGGAGGGCTTGCCGTCAAAGGACTCGTGGACGACGGGCGCGTGCTGGACGACATCGGCGAGGGGTCGCTGCTGGCCGGGCGCGACCTGCGCGGGGCGTTCGGCGATGCGCTCGGCGTTCCCTTTGCGGTCGAGAACGACGCCCGGGCCTATGCCTGGGGCGAGTGGCGCTTCGGGGCAGGGCAGGGAGCCACGGTGATGGCCTGCCTCACCCTCGGCACCGGCCTCGGCAGCGCGCTCGTCCGGCACGGGACGCCGTACAGCGGTACCGACGCCCTCGGCGGTATCCTCGGCGGCCACATCAGCATCGACCGCCACGGCCCGGTTTGCCCGTGCGGCCAGCGTGGGTGCCTCGAACTGTACGCCTCGGCGACGGCCCTCGCCGCTCGGGTCAGGGAGGCGCATCCGAGCTTCGGCCCCGGCGATCCGCTGCCGGCGTTCTTCGCCGCCGTGCGCTCCGGCAACGCAGCGTGCCGGCACACCCTCAGCGTCTACCTCGACGACCTCGCCCTCGGCGTCGTCAATGTCATCCATGCCTACGGGCCTGACCGGGTCGTGATCGGCGGCGGGGTGATGAACAGCGCCGACCTTATCCTTCCGGGCCTCACCGAGCGGGTCCACGCTCAGGCGTGGACCGTCCCGCGTGGCCGGGTCGAGCTTGCCGCCGCCGCGCTCGGCAACCGCGCCGCCGCCCTCGGCGCAGCCTTCCACCCTTCGCTTGCCTGA
- a CDS encoding alpha/beta hydrolase-fold protein has protein sequence MVTSAFAQPASFDAFRAEAEAAGQAERAALAEAFWERLGPAPLVEGDTAAVFLWRGEAEAVGLLGDMSGWAEALPLERLAGTDLWYRRERVEPEARLEYLFMVDTDAEGFGAELLGQPDPRNPHRVLSGFGPFSELVMPGYAYPEVFAPVRDGTPGSSDGPDRHTLPPGALPYPHGVLVHTPPGYDAEASARYPSVYFLDGRDYVAFAHAPAVLDWLTERGETEPVVAVFVDPPNRHRPESPNRMTEYGMNDAFVAFLADELVPFIDSRYRTRPAADARLIVGDSYGGLAATYVPFRRSDVFGLGHSQSGYHSFQGDRMIRLIASAPPAPVRLYVDVGTYETTVGVGLLPDGERDFTAANRRLRDALTKRGYDFVYAEYPEGHTWGNWRAHLMDGLRRFFPAEAD, from the coding sequence ATGGTTACCTCCGCCTTCGCGCAGCCCGCCTCGTTCGATGCCTTTCGCGCTGAGGCCGAGGCGGCAGGACAGGCCGAGCGCGCGGCGCTCGCCGAGGCGTTCTGGGAACGGCTCGGGCCGGCGCCGCTCGTCGAGGGCGACACGGCGGCCGTGTTTCTCTGGCGCGGCGAGGCCGAGGCGGTCGGGCTGCTCGGCGACATGAGCGGGTGGGCCGAGGCGCTGCCGCTCGAGCGCCTTGCCGGGACGGACCTGTGGTACCGCCGCGAGCGCGTCGAGCCGGAGGCGCGGCTGGAGTATCTCTTCATGGTGGACACCGACGCCGAGGGGTTCGGAGCAGAGCTGCTCGGCCAGCCGGACCCGCGCAACCCGCACCGCGTGCTGAGCGGGTTCGGGCCTTTCTCCGAACTCGTCATGCCGGGCTACGCCTACCCCGAGGTCTTCGCGCCCGTCCGCGACGGCACGCCCGGCTCGTCCGACGGACCCGACCGCCACACGCTGCCGCCGGGCGCGCTGCCGTACCCCCACGGGGTGCTGGTACACACGCCGCCCGGCTACGACGCCGAGGCGTCGGCGCGCTACCCGAGCGTCTACTTTCTGGACGGCCGGGACTACGTCGCCTTCGCGCACGCGCCTGCCGTGCTGGACTGGCTGACCGAGCGCGGTGAGACCGAGCCGGTCGTCGCCGTCTTCGTGGATCCTCCCAACCGGCACCGGCCCGAGTCCCCGAACCGGATGACCGAGTACGGGATGAACGACGCCTTCGTCGCCTTCCTCGCGGACGAGCTCGTGCCCTTCATAGACAGTCGGTACCGGACGCGACCAGCCGCCGACGCCCGGCTCATCGTCGGCGACTCCTACGGCGGGCTGGCCGCGACCTACGTCCCGTTCCGGCGCTCCGACGTGTTCGGGCTCGGACACAGCCAGTCCGGGTACCACTCGTTTCAGGGCGACCGGATGATCCGGCTCATCGCCTCCGCCCCGCCCGCGCCGGTCCGGCTCTACGTCGACGTGGGGACCTACGAGACCACCGTCGGAGTGGGCCTGCTGCCGGACGGCGAGCGCGACTTCACCGCTGCCAACCGGCGGCTGCGCGACGCGCTCACCAAGCGCGGTTACGACTTCGTGTATGCGGAGTACCCCGAGGGCCACACCTGGGGCAACTGGCGGGCGCACCTGATGGACGGCCTCCGCCGCTTCTTCCCCGCCGAGGCGGACTAG
- a CDS encoding DUF4185 domain-containing protein: MPLRSLRVAAVRDLGPQFTVNPYRMTGQDGAYSIPLGGPGPQEAARVFWYFGDTLIGERPPGSLRDVFTRLAEIGRPQGHAPFERLPTNTGLVLPAQSGRGGLAGFQHIVDGDGEIRQLVPPGPGDRDEWDRMWCMHGVALGEAVYLFYMHIRMLEDKGGPFDLGFEIIGCGLAKGTVDEWQFERLSQGGNDMWWPYPQPQFASAVLQADGWLYLYGVTGYEDGAQRVYLARVRPDAVEDLGCYEYLSGPDPAWSADIADAVSIFEGPPNELSVSWNDYLGCYLSVHSMNTDGQQVGRTAPQPWGPWSEPTVLWTVEATPDKKYPVAAYAGKEHPSLSEDGGRVIYFTYIEAEEYFPHLIEVTLG, translated from the coding sequence ATGCCTCTTCGCTCGCTCCGCGTCGCCGCCGTGCGCGACCTCGGCCCGCAGTTCACCGTCAACCCGTACCGGATGACCGGGCAGGACGGTGCGTATTCGATCCCGCTCGGCGGTCCCGGACCGCAGGAGGCCGCGCGCGTGTTCTGGTACTTCGGCGACACGCTCATCGGCGAGCGCCCGCCGGGGAGCCTGCGCGACGTGTTCACGCGCCTCGCCGAGATCGGGCGGCCGCAGGGCCACGCCCCGTTCGAGCGCCTGCCGACGAACACCGGCCTCGTCCTCCCGGCGCAGTCCGGGCGCGGCGGCCTCGCCGGCTTCCAGCACATCGTGGACGGAGACGGGGAGATCCGGCAACTCGTCCCGCCGGGGCCGGGCGACCGCGACGAGTGGGACCGCATGTGGTGCATGCACGGCGTTGCGCTCGGCGAGGCAGTCTACCTCTTCTACATGCACATCCGCATGCTGGAGGACAAAGGCGGGCCGTTCGACCTCGGGTTCGAGATCATCGGGTGCGGGCTGGCGAAAGGGACCGTGGACGAATGGCAGTTCGAGCGGCTGAGTCAGGGCGGGAACGACATGTGGTGGCCGTACCCGCAGCCGCAGTTCGCCTCCGCCGTCCTGCAGGCCGACGGGTGGCTCTATCTCTACGGCGTCACCGGCTACGAGGACGGCGCGCAGCGCGTCTACCTCGCCCGCGTCCGCCCCGACGCCGTCGAGGACCTCGGCTGCTACGAATACCTCAGCGGTCCCGACCCGGCGTGGAGTGCTGACATCGCCGATGCGGTCTCCATATTCGAGGGGCCGCCGAACGAGCTGTCGGTCTCGTGGAACGACTACCTCGGCTGCTACCTCTCGGTCCACTCGATGAACACCGACGGGCAGCAGGTCGGGCGGACGGCCCCGCAGCCGTGGGGACCGTGGAGCGAGCCGACGGTGCTGTGGACCGTTGAGGCGACGCCGGACAAGAAATACCCGGTCGCAGCCTACGCCGGGAAGGAGCACCCGTCGCTCTCGGAAGACGGCGGGCGGGTGATCTACTTCACCTACATCGAAGCCGAAGAATACTTCCCCCACCTGATCGAGGTCACGCTCGGCTGA
- a CDS encoding type II toxin-antitoxin system Phd/YefM family antitoxin: MSHIHPTQDIRSLSDFRANAASLIKHVRQTRRPLVLTQHGQGTAVVLDAHEYERLIDELDLLRDVQAAEADLAAGGGLGHEAAKAQVLARLRQ; encoded by the coding sequence ATGTCGCACATCCATCCCACGCAAGACATCCGCTCGCTGTCGGACTTCCGGGCCAACGCCGCGTCGCTCATCAAGCACGTCCGGCAGACCCGCCGGCCGCTCGTGCTCACCCAGCACGGTCAGGGCACGGCCGTCGTCCTGGACGCCCACGAGTACGAGCGCCTGATCGACGAACTCGACCTCCTCCGCGATGTGCAGGCCGCCGAGGCGGACCTCGCGGCGGGCGGCGGTCTCGGCCACGAAGCGGCGAAGGCTCAAGTGCTCGCCCGGCTCCGGCAGTGA
- a CDS encoding type II toxin-antitoxin system RelE/ParE family toxin: MRVHWSTVALERVSEIADYLAVDDLGAAERWVDGLFAAAERLEPFPRSGRVVPELRREAIREVFYKRYRILYKVQPERVEVLTVRHMRQHLSDNDPDLSDV, translated from the coding sequence ATGCGCGTCCACTGGTCTACGGTCGCTCTCGAACGCGTGTCGGAGATCGCCGACTACCTCGCCGTGGACGACCTAGGAGCGGCAGAACGCTGGGTGGACGGGCTGTTCGCTGCTGCCGAGCGCCTAGAGCCCTTTCCGCGTAGCGGGCGCGTCGTCCCCGAGTTGCGGCGCGAGGCCATACGCGAGGTCTTCTACAAGCGGTACCGAATCCTCTACAAGGTCCAGCCGGAGCGCGTAGAGGTGCTCACCGTGCGTCACATGCGGCAGCATCTCAGCGACAACGATCCAGACCTGAGCGATGTCTAG
- a CDS encoding endonuclease V, translating to MRLHYEHPWDVTPKEAVALQRDLAALVRFKPLAEDIATACGVDVSVRGDRVRAALVVLRLADFEVIDQATWEGPTAFPYVPGLLSFREMPAVLPALDTLTTEPDVFVLDAHGYAHPRRFGLACHLGVLLDKPAIGVAKTRLTGRYDEPGPTKGDLAPLTDKGEPIGAVIRTRENVKPVFVSVGHRASLRTAVKLTLRCATRFKLPMPTHLAHRLSKYGAL from the coding sequence ATGCGCCTCCACTACGAGCACCCCTGGGATGTCACTCCGAAGGAAGCCGTCGCCTTGCAGCGCGACCTCGCCGCGCTCGTCCGCTTTAAGCCGCTGGCTGAGGACATCGCGACCGCATGCGGCGTGGACGTGAGCGTGCGCGGCGACCGGGTGCGGGCCGCCCTCGTCGTGCTGCGGCTGGCCGACTTCGAGGTCATCGACCAGGCGACGTGGGAGGGACCGACGGCGTTTCCCTACGTGCCGGGCTTGCTCTCCTTCCGCGAGATGCCCGCCGTCCTCCCGGCGCTCGACACGCTAACCACCGAGCCGGACGTATTCGTCCTCGACGCGCACGGCTACGCGCACCCGCGCCGGTTCGGCCTGGCGTGCCACCTCGGGGTGCTGCTCGACAAGCCGGCCATCGGGGTGGCGAAGACGCGGCTCACGGGGCGCTACGACGAGCCGGGACCGACGAAAGGCGACCTCGCGCCGCTCACCGACAAGGGCGAGCCGATTGGAGCCGTCATTCGGACGCGGGAGAACGTCAAGCCGGTGTTCGTCTCGGTCGGCCACCGCGCCTCACTGCGGACAGCGGTTAAGTTGACGCTGCGCTGCGCCACGCGCTTCAAGCTCCCGATGCCGACGCACCTCGCCCACCGGCTGAGCAAGTACGGTGCGTTGTAG
- a CDS encoding TonB-dependent receptor gives MPRLPRALALLGLALSFAAAPALAQNLGQIEGRVTQQSNGSPVPGANVVVDGTSFGTATEPDGTFALRLPTGTYVFRVSAVGFQARTDSVTIRKNETARLDVALEETDIEMEGVEVEAEEIPQDAGVYTLDPRTAEEIPSPLNDGLRAIKVLPGVTSNNETSYQYSVRGGGYNENLYYIDGFEVYTPFRTKQGEQEGLGIVNLDMTDRLTLYAGGFPARYGGKLSSALDVAYARPGGDGDNTVAGGAYASTLDAGGHLKLGLLGGRLGVALAARSARPEGFFGTQELKGEYDPEFADVQSTVTYRIAEGHEIQGLGLLLDHRFRLVPTTRRTFFGTFQDLRSVSFGFDGLEEDGYTLGFGGVRVLNTITNALRVEHDVSYFDVEEFETLNIAGSVGLFRIDNPFEDPDDPTNLIQTGAASQRDTTNNNVRVSTLSGGGRYRLSAGRHAAELGWTARRFSFDDRLFEVSYLAGRAENGNPVEVPADSLSDQTSFSEEQVGVYLQDAVDVLAESGKLVVTGGVRADYFTFNDELTVSPRLSARYVWNPLTTVTAAAGVYHQAPTYRELRGEPIFDSTTVGSNNIIRGTLNRDIRSQRAIQFIGGVERFFPKVRFYGRAEAYYKALSNLITYDVENVRTVYSGENDADGYAFGFDLQLRGEFVPGLESWLNYGFLKTSEEFLRPTPGVSGSTPRPTDRRHNFALFVQDYVPNSTTWKAHLRALFGTGTPFTPPAPGEVVGGVQLQAPGFRNSQRFPEYRRLDLGITKEATLAQRTPSGNPVRLELTGEVLNVFDMTNTISYSYVADARGIWQRIPTRLTPRTVNVRMRLRF, from the coding sequence ATGCCTCGTCTCCCCCGCGCGCTCGCCTTGCTCGGCCTCGCGCTGTCTTTCGCCGCCGCCCCTGCCCTCGCCCAGAACCTGGGACAGATCGAGGGCCGCGTCACCCAGCAAAGCAACGGCAGCCCGGTGCCCGGTGCCAACGTCGTCGTGGACGGCACCTCGTTCGGCACGGCGACGGAGCCGGACGGGACGTTCGCCCTCCGCCTCCCGACCGGCACCTACGTCTTCCGCGTCTCGGCGGTCGGCTTCCAGGCGCGGACGGACTCGGTGACGATCCGCAAGAACGAGACGGCGCGCCTCGACGTGGCGCTCGAAGAGACCGACATCGAGATGGAAGGCGTTGAGGTGGAGGCCGAGGAAATTCCTCAGGACGCCGGGGTCTACACCCTCGACCCGAGGACGGCTGAGGAGATCCCGTCCCCGCTCAACGACGGGCTGCGGGCGATCAAAGTGCTGCCGGGCGTGACGAGCAACAACGAGACCTCGTACCAATACTCGGTGCGCGGCGGGGGCTACAACGAGAACCTGTACTACATCGACGGCTTCGAGGTCTACACCCCGTTCCGCACCAAGCAGGGCGAGCAGGAGGGGCTCGGGATCGTCAACCTCGACATGACCGACCGGCTGACGCTCTACGCCGGCGGCTTCCCGGCGCGCTACGGCGGCAAGCTCTCGTCGGCGCTCGACGTGGCCTACGCCCGCCCCGGCGGCGACGGCGACAACACGGTCGCAGGTGGGGCCTACGCCTCGACGCTCGATGCGGGCGGGCACCTGAAGCTCGGCCTGCTCGGCGGGCGGCTCGGGGTGGCGCTCGCCGCGCGCTCGGCGCGGCCCGAGGGCTTCTTCGGGACGCAGGAGCTCAAGGGCGAGTACGACCCCGAGTTCGCCGACGTGCAGTCGACCGTCACCTACCGCATCGCCGAGGGGCACGAGATCCAGGGCCTCGGCCTGCTCCTCGACCACCGCTTCCGCCTCGTCCCGACGACCCGGCGGACGTTCTTCGGCACGTTCCAGGACCTCCGCTCGGTCTCGTTCGGGTTCGACGGGCTCGAGGAGGACGGCTACACGCTCGGCTTCGGCGGGGTCCGCGTGCTGAACACCATCACGAACGCGCTCCGCGTCGAGCACGACGTGTCGTACTTCGACGTCGAGGAGTTCGAGACGCTCAACATCGCCGGCAGCGTCGGGCTCTTCCGCATCGACAACCCGTTCGAGGACCCGGACGACCCGACGAACCTGATCCAGACCGGGGCCGCCAGCCAGCGCGACACGACCAACAACAACGTCCGCGTCAGCACGCTCTCCGGTGGCGGGCGCTACCGCCTGAGCGCCGGGCGCCACGCCGCCGAGCTCGGCTGGACCGCCCGCCGGTTCAGCTTCGACGACCGCCTCTTCGAGGTCAGCTACCTCGCCGGCCGCGCCGAGAACGGCAACCCGGTCGAGGTCCCGGCCGACAGCCTCTCCGACCAGACCTCGTTCAGCGAAGAGCAGGTCGGAGTCTACCTCCAGGACGCGGTCGACGTGTTGGCGGAGTCCGGCAAACTCGTCGTCACCGGCGGCGTGCGCGCCGACTACTTCACGTTCAACGACGAACTGACGGTCAGCCCGCGCCTCTCGGCCCGCTACGTGTGGAACCCGCTTACGACCGTCACTGCCGCCGCCGGGGTCTACCACCAGGCCCCGACCTACCGCGAGCTGCGCGGCGAGCCGATCTTCGACTCGACGACCGTCGGCAGCAACAACATCATCCGGGGGACACTCAACCGGGACATCCGGAGCCAGCGCGCGATTCAGTTCATCGGGGGCGTGGAGCGCTTCTTCCCGAAGGTCCGCTTCTACGGCCGCGCCGAGGCGTACTACAAGGCGCTCTCAAACCTCATCACCTACGACGTGGAGAACGTCCGCACGGTCTACTCGGGCGAGAACGACGCCGACGGTTACGCCTTCGGGTTCGACCTCCAGCTCCGCGGCGAGTTCGTGCCCGGCCTGGAGAGCTGGCTCAACTACGGCTTCCTCAAGACGAGCGAAGAGTTCCTCCGGCCGACGCCCGGCGTGAGCGGCTCCACGCCGCGCCCGACCGACCGGCGGCACAACTTCGCGCTCTTCGTGCAGGACTACGTCCCCAACAGCACGACGTGGAAGGCCCACCTCCGCGCGCTCTTCGGGACCGGCACGCCCTTCACGCCGCCCGCCCCCGGCGAGGTCGTCGGCGGCGTGCAGCTTCAGGCCCCCGGCTTCCGCAACTCGCAGCGCTTCCCCGAGTACCGCCGCCTCGACCTCGGCATCACGAAGGAGGCCACGCTCGCCCAGCGCACCCCGTCCGGCAACCCCGTCCGGCTGGAGCTCACCGGCGAGGTGCTCAACGTGTTCGACATGACGAACACGATCTCGTACTCCTACGTCGCCGATGCGCGCGGCATCTGGCAGCGCATCCCGACGCGCCTCACCCCACGCACCGTCAACGTGCGAATGCGCCTCCGTTTCTAA
- a CDS encoding class I mannose-6-phosphate isomerase: protein MSDPVDFPARTLLPADATTFPRGLFDPFPAFTPSEGRIEQGYDVLADRIAAAVPTGLRVLALDGFHGVDWDTLRARLAEALAVRGLDPAWWPTADALAEADAIAERLAPFLGGEDPIFGTHFPLGPDVFFDAERLAGLRIEAAVARGRAAGDLAIVYGVGAGLVELWDALWYADIPKDVLQARARDEGLTNLGTDEALPFNLFYKRAYFAEWPALNRHKRRLLPDLDLFLDLQDAAAPAAMPGDPFRAALRELSETPFRPRPWFYPGPWGGQFMQDHMGLDPEQPNFAWSFELITPENGIVLETDGTRLECSFDCLMFQEYRRVLGEAAQQFRYEWPLRLDYLDTVSGGNLSVQCHPRPDFIRHQFGETFTQDETYYISAAQEDAVVYLGMHEGAAPGAFRAALEASAESGEPVDFEQYVHSVPAQPHDLFLIPNGTVHCSGVGNLVLEISAMPYIFTFKIYDYVRRDLEGNLRPINLDRAWENLRFERRTEWVRDNLVPTPRTLREGDGWTEEVLMDRPEFFYDIHRLNFEDRVELKTDGRALAVNLVEGEAVEIAAQNGRRQPLRYMESAVVPAAAAQVAFINRGNSPCRLVLVFVRPGVGTELPLNDPIG, encoded by the coding sequence ATGTCCGACCCTGTAGACTTCCCCGCCCGCACCCTGCTGCCTGCCGACGCGACCACCTTCCCGCGTGGCCTCTTCGACCCGTTCCCAGCCTTCACGCCGTCCGAGGGCCGCATCGAGCAGGGGTACGACGTCCTCGCCGATCGGATTGCCGCCGCCGTGCCGACGGGCCTGCGGGTCCTCGCGCTCGATGGGTTCCACGGCGTGGACTGGGACACGCTCCGGGCACGCTTGGCCGAGGCGCTCGCCGTGCGCGGCCTCGACCCGGCGTGGTGGCCCACTGCCGACGCCCTCGCCGAGGCTGACGCGATCGCCGAGCGGCTGGCTCCCTTCCTCGGCGGGGAGGATCCCATCTTCGGGACCCACTTCCCGCTGGGGCCGGACGTGTTCTTCGACGCCGAGCGGCTGGCCGGGCTGCGCATCGAGGCCGCCGTGGCGCGCGGCCGGGCCGCTGGCGACCTGGCGATCGTCTACGGCGTCGGGGCCGGCCTCGTCGAACTCTGGGATGCGCTGTGGTACGCCGACATCCCGAAGGACGTGCTGCAGGCCCGTGCCCGCGACGAGGGCCTGACCAACCTCGGCACCGACGAGGCGCTCCCGTTCAACCTGTTCTACAAGCGGGCCTACTTCGCCGAGTGGCCCGCCCTCAACCGCCACAAGCGCCGCCTTCTCCCGGACCTCGACCTCTTCCTCGACCTCCAGGACGCCGCCGCACCGGCGGCGATGCCGGGCGACCCCTTCCGCGCTGCGCTCCGGGAGCTTTCCGAGACGCCGTTCCGCCCGCGCCCGTGGTTCTATCCCGGCCCCTGGGGCGGCCAGTTCATGCAGGACCACATGGGCCTCGACCCCGAGCAGCCCAACTTCGCGTGGTCGTTCGAGCTCATCACCCCAGAGAACGGGATCGTCCTCGAGACCGACGGCACCCGGCTCGAATGCTCGTTCGACTGCCTGATGTTTCAGGAGTACCGGCGCGTGCTCGGCGAGGCCGCCCAGCAGTTCCGGTACGAGTGGCCCCTCCGGCTCGACTACCTCGACACGGTCAGCGGCGGCAACCTCTCCGTCCAGTGCCACCCGCGCCCCGACTTCATCCGGCACCAGTTCGGCGAGACGTTCACGCAGGACGAGACCTACTACATCTCGGCTGCGCAGGAAGACGCCGTCGTCTACCTCGGGATGCATGAGGGTGCCGCCCCCGGTGCCTTCCGCGCCGCACTCGAGGCGTCGGCCGAGTCCGGCGAGCCGGTGGACTTCGAGCAGTACGTCCACAGCGTCCCGGCCCAGCCGCACGATCTCTTCCTGATCCCCAACGGCACGGTCCACTGCAGCGGGGTTGGCAACCTCGTCTTGGAAATCAGCGCGATGCCGTACATCTTCACCTTCAAGATTTACGACTACGTCCGGCGCGATTTGGAGGGCAACCTCCGACCGATCAACCTCGACCGCGCGTGGGAGAACCTGCGCTTCGAGCGGCGCACCGAGTGGGTCCGGGACAACCTCGTTCCGACGCCACGCACGCTGCGCGAGGGCGATGGGTGGACCGAGGAGGTGCTCATGGACCGCCCCGAGTTCTTCTACGACATCCACCGCCTCAACTTCGAGGACCGGGTGGAACTGAAGACGGACGGGCGGGCGCTGGCGGTCAACCTCGTGGAAGGCGAGGCGGTAGAGATCGCCGCGCAGAACGGACGGCGGCAGCCGCTGCGCTACATGGAGTCGGCCGTCGTCCCGGCGGCCGCTGCGCAGGTAGCATTTATCAACCGAGGCAACAGCCCGTGCCGGCTCGTACTCGTCTTCGTGCGCCCCGGCGTAGGAACGGAGCTACCACTCAACGATCCCATCGGCTAG
- a CDS encoding carbohydrate ABC transporter permease: MVPTRPIGLRRALGYGALVAVAFVLLLPFAWMVSTSLKGNEAIFAVPPVWIPETLRWDNYAEVFERMPFLLYLRNTTVITVFTIVGTVGSSALVAYAFACLRWPGRDLLFLFVVATMMLPLQVIMIPLFVLFKEFGWLNTYKPLIVPAFLGGGAFNIFLMRQFFLTLPTELFDAARIDGASEWTIFWRIALPLARPALVTVALLTFMFAWNDFLGPLIYLSDQAKNTLALGLALFTGQHQTDWGVLMAASILMMVPVIALFFFFQRYFIKGFTMSGLKG, from the coding sequence TTGGTACCGACTCGGCCCATAGGACTGCGCAGGGCCCTCGGCTACGGCGCCCTCGTCGCCGTGGCGTTCGTGCTGCTCTTGCCGTTCGCGTGGATGGTCTCGACCTCGCTCAAGGGCAACGAGGCCATCTTCGCCGTCCCGCCTGTGTGGATCCCGGAGACGCTCCGGTGGGACAACTACGCCGAGGTCTTCGAGCGGATGCCGTTCCTGCTCTACCTCCGCAACACGACCGTCATCACGGTCTTCACGATCGTCGGGACGGTCGGGTCGAGCGCGCTGGTGGCCTACGCGTTCGCGTGCCTCCGCTGGCCGGGACGGGACCTGCTCTTCCTGTTCGTCGTGGCGACGATGATGCTGCCCCTGCAGGTCATCATGATCCCGCTCTTTGTGCTCTTCAAAGAGTTCGGGTGGCTGAACACCTACAAGCCGCTCATCGTCCCCGCCTTCCTCGGTGGGGGGGCGTTCAACATCTTCCTGATGCGGCAGTTCTTCCTCACACTCCCGACCGAGCTGTTCGACGCCGCGCGGATCGACGGGGCGAGCGAGTGGACCATCTTCTGGCGGATCGCGCTGCCGCTGGCCCGGCCTGCGCTCGTGACGGTCGCGCTCCTGACGTTCATGTTCGCGTGGAACGACTTCCTCGGGCCGCTGATCTACCTCTCGGACCAGGCGAAGAACACGCTCGCGCTCGGCCTCGCGCTCTTCACCGGGCAGCACCAGACCGACTGGGGCGTGCTGATGGCGGCGTCGATCCTGATGATGGTGCCGGTCATCGCGCTGTTCTTCTTCTTCCAGCGCTACTTCATCAAAGGCTTCACCATGAGCGGACTGAAGGGATGA